One window from the genome of Pseudomonadota bacterium encodes:
- a CDS encoding FAD-dependent oxidoreductase has protein sequence MEIKSFEEEDITKKSQKTCVIVGAGMGGLACGAVLAKNGFKTLVFERNNTVGGVARAIEFNDYWLDEGGHYVIHVPGQTPDRDKVAKLAGITTTCNVIKGQSMFLLWKGKEMPITKLWPLSPDYDRATLKKIYTELIDEDINEIERFVALMMVDLGKAIATVNFETYNDLLENLPYIPIEEFIRQRTSNEKVVSWVINLATICILIPAESVATCSTYLVLVLFAGLTTNQFSYCYPTHPRYGGFAAMYEPYADVIRESGGEIHTRALVKKITIEGGKTTGVIVERGGKDQFIAADSVVCNVSPQVAYRIGLLDMGSFPNPYRDDFTQRVKTIEDGAKRYDVQIVNVHIGLKHKLVNTEAWIVILDDHGHAIGGIQTYSNLNPASAPKGKQLLYINTFLYKVPREFSVVEKYAADTVLPVLRSWISDFDENVEWMMAGFSPVVYAEYNQQMFSSHAKFENVTPVDNFYFAGMFTGRVTADGALRTGAEVAERVLGRKLFVK, from the coding sequence ATGGAAATAAAATCTTTTGAGGAAGAGGACATAACAAAGAAGAGTCAGAAAACTTGTGTGATTGTTGGTGCCGGCATGGGCGGCTTAGCTTGCGGTGCAGTTTTGGCCAAAAATGGCTTTAAAACTTTAGTATTTGAGAGAAACAATACTGTTGGCGGTGTTGCCCGTGCAATAGAGTTTAATGACTACTGGCTGGATGAAGGCGGACATTATGTGATTCACGTGCCTGGCCAGACTCCGGATAGAGACAAAGTAGCGAAGCTTGCCGGGATAACTACCACATGTAATGTAATTAAAGGCCAATCCATGTTCCTGCTTTGGAAGGGTAAGGAGATGCCAATTACAAAACTATGGCCATTGTCTCCAGATTACGACAGAGCGACTCTAAAGAAAATCTATACTGAGTTGATTGATGAAGACATTAATGAAATAGAACGCTTTGTTGCCTTAATGATGGTCGATCTCGGAAAAGCCATTGCAACAGTTAATTTTGAGACATATAATGACTTGTTGGAGAACCTTCCCTATATCCCCATTGAGGAATTCATCAGGCAAAGAACAAGCAATGAAAAAGTCGTGTCATGGGTCATCAATCTTGCAACTATATGCATTTTAATCCCGGCAGAATCAGTTGCCACATGTTCAACATATCTGGTTCTTGTGCTTTTTGCCGGTCTTACCACAAATCAATTTTCGTATTGTTATCCAACTCATCCGCGGTATGGTGGTTTTGCTGCTATGTATGAGCCCTATGCAGATGTCATAAGAGAAAGCGGTGGTGAAATACACACGCGCGCTTTGGTAAAGAAGATTACAATTGAAGGTGGTAAGACCACAGGTGTCATTGTGGAGCGTGGTGGCAAAGATCAGTTCATTGCTGCCGATTCTGTTGTCTGCAATGTTTCGCCGCAAGTTGCTTATAGAATCGGACTGTTGGATATGGGAAGCTTCCCAAATCCATATCGTGACGATTTTACTCAGCGAGTCAAAACGATTGAAGATGGCGCAAAAAGATATGACGTGCAAATTGTCAATGTACACATTGGCTTAAAGCATAAGCTGGTAAATACCGAAGCCTGGATTGTAATCCTTGATGACCATGGACATGCGATCGGAGGTATACAAACATACTCGAATCTAAATCCTGCTTCAGCTCCAAAAGGTAAGCAATTACTTTACATAAATACGTTTCTCTACAAGGTACCGAGAGAGTTTAGTGTTGTTGAAAAATATGCAGCAGATACCGTGCTTCCTGTTTTGAGAAGCTGGATTAGTGATTTTGATGAGAATGTCGAGTGGATGATGGCAGGCTTTTCGCCTGTTGTTTACGCAGAATATAATCAGCAAATGTTTTCAAGTCATGCAAAGTTTGAAAATGTTACGCCTGTAGATAACTTCTATTTTGCAGGAATGTTTACCGGAAGGGTAACGGCAGACGGTGCATTGCGAACCGGAGCTGAAGTAGCCGAGCGCGTTCTTGGGCGTAAACTTTTTGTAAAATAA
- a CDS encoding FAD-binding protein gives MLNTKDSWDVKTDIIVVGSGSGALTSAIVGRECGAEVFLLETTDKIGGGTAYSGGMLWIANNPHMLKLGIKDSRENALTYIRHTGGGHHVEDLTVAFIDTAPEMLEYIEEKAGMEMEVIRPCPDYYPEHPGGTTEGRALQPKIFDSKRLGDWQNKLRLSPHLPIPSNIPELIKWGGYCKISNWDWGLLAKRMEDGIVGFGSSLIGHLMKACLDREVNIMLQTRGIELVRDDTNRIVGIKAEQEGRTVFIQGRLGIILACGGYEWNENLRRLNCSPTLEASTPPSNCGDGHIMALEAGAAWAHLDESAGTCLAIPGETHEGKTLYRIFVEEPARPGMIMVNQQGKRFTNEGMYKTAEEDMVRFDGSKQIYPNLPCYLIYDHNHKTKYVFGSVMPDDNAPEWMNCSSSLRELALKLAINPDTLDETVNNFNSYARKGKDPEFHRGDSAYARFWGDPFHKPNPSLGTIEKPPFYGFKAIRSVLGTKSGLVTNANAQVINVRGEPIQGLYAVPNTAAHLALGRGMTSGQTLAQSMTFGYIAAKHMTK, from the coding sequence ATGCTGAATACAAAAGATTCTTGGGATGTGAAAACCGACATTATCGTTGTGGGTTCGGGAAGTGGGGCCTTAACTTCAGCCATTGTTGGCCGGGAATGTGGGGCAGAAGTGTTTTTGCTGGAAACTACCGATAAAATAGGCGGTGGAACCGCATATTCCGGAGGCATGCTGTGGATTGCCAACAATCCACATATGTTAAAACTTGGCATTAAAGATTCAAGAGAAAATGCTTTGACTTATATACGCCACACGGGCGGTGGACATCATGTCGAGGATCTTACGGTGGCTTTTATCGATACCGCGCCGGAGATGCTGGAGTATATTGAAGAGAAGGCAGGCATGGAAATGGAAGTAATTCGCCCTTGCCCTGACTATTATCCTGAGCATCCGGGCGGTACCACTGAAGGCAGAGCCCTCCAACCCAAAATCTTTGACAGCAAGCGTTTGGGAGATTGGCAAAATAAATTACGACTTTCGCCCCATCTTCCGATACCCAGTAATATTCCCGAACTGATTAAATGGGGTGGTTATTGCAAGATAAGCAATTGGGATTGGGGGCTCCTTGCAAAACGAATGGAAGATGGCATCGTCGGCTTTGGTTCTTCTTTGATAGGACATCTTATGAAAGCATGTCTTGATCGAGAAGTAAATATAATGTTGCAGACGAGGGGCATTGAACTTGTCCGGGATGATACCAACCGGATTGTCGGGATCAAAGCGGAACAGGAGGGCCGAACAGTATTTATTCAAGGGCGGCTTGGTATTATATTGGCATGCGGGGGTTACGAGTGGAATGAGAATTTGAGACGCCTTAATTGTTCACCGACACTCGAAGCTTCAACTCCACCCTCAAACTGCGGTGACGGCCATATTATGGCTTTGGAGGCAGGAGCGGCTTGGGCACATCTGGATGAATCAGCAGGAACCTGTCTTGCCATTCCCGGTGAGACACATGAAGGCAAAACTCTTTACCGTATTTTTGTTGAAGAGCCGGCTCGCCCGGGCATGATTATGGTTAACCAACAAGGTAAGCGGTTCACGAATGAAGGTATGTACAAAACCGCTGAGGAGGATATGGTAAGGTTTGATGGTTCAAAGCAGATCTATCCTAACTTGCCCTGCTACCTGATCTACGATCATAACCACAAAACAAAGTATGTCTTTGGCTCTGTTATGCCTGATGACAATGCCCCGGAGTGGATGAACTGTTCATCGAGTCTTAGGGAGCTTGCGCTGAAACTGGCAATTAATCCTGATACACTTGATGAAACAGTGAATAATTTCAACTCTTATGCCAGAAAAGGAAAAGACCCGGAATTTCATCGGGGGGATTCTGCCTATGCTCGATTTTGGGGGGACCCTTTCCATAAGCCGAATCCTTCGCTTGGAACAATTGAAAAACCACCTTTCTATGGGTTTAAGGCAATTCGATCTGTGTTGGGCACCAAAAGTGGTCTTGTCACTAACGCTAACGCTCAAGTTATAAATGTTCGCGGAGAGCCGATCCAGGGTTTGTACGCTGTACCGAACACGGCAGCACATCTGGCATTAGGTCGTGGAATGACAAGCGGTCAGACTCTTGCACAGAGCATGACTTTCGGTTACATCGCCGCAAAGCATATGACAAAATGA
- a CDS encoding VOC family protein gives MTTTSVLNATFSHIGICVSDIKRAKHFYKDAFGFMEGAVFESKNDINDLLGLSGKVEMTSQMLTLGSIIIELIYFKEPDAFASGNLRPMNQCGLTHLSFIVEDVDKAAAHLEACGARILHTTRTVLDSTTGGDPAVLIFCTDPDGTRIELYKPPSGWQADKP, from the coding sequence ATGACAACTACGTCTGTACTTAACGCTACTTTTTCCCATATCGGCATTTGTGTTTCAGATATCAAGCGTGCCAAACATTTTTACAAAGATGCCTTTGGCTTTATGGAAGGCGCTGTTTTTGAATCGAAAAACGATATTAATGATCTATTGGGCCTTTCAGGCAAAGTGGAAATGACAAGCCAAATGCTGACTCTTGGAAGTATAATAATAGAGTTAATCTACTTTAAGGAACCCGATGCCTTTGCATCCGGCAATTTAAGGCCGATGAACCAGTGTGGGCTAACTCATCTGTCCTTTATTGTGGAAGATGTAGACAAAGCTGCGGCGCATCTTGAAGCCTGTGGCGCCCGGATTTTACATACAACCAGAACTGTTCTTGACTCTACTACCGGTGGTGATCCCGCTGTGTTGATTTTCTGTACCGATCCGGATGGTACCCGTATAGAACTATATAAACCCCCATCCGGTTGGCAGGCCGACAAACCTTAA
- a CDS encoding FAD-dependent oxidoreductase has protein sequence MVHENYKRVLSPLTIRGLTIKNRIVRTAHATFFAGTDGLISDQYIAYHMARAEGGVGLEVLAPGFVHKSSNFVPCTILCWSDDVIPGYQKLMKAIKPTGMRIIQQIWHGGGIYADWRDVKKGPSALPGMYTGMPTRAFNHEEIRELVNAYTSAAVRCEKGGLHGCEIAGSHGYLVMQFLSPWSNRRTDEYGGSLENRSRFLREILTGIRRSVSNSFIVGLRLGPEALEGGLIIDEIVDVLKMLKADGLVDYINMSMGGYHNPEAMVPAVHTPTGVELNWNSGVREKTGLTTFISGRFRTLEEAEQVISQGEADMVGMTRATIADPYLVKKTIEQGAESVRACIGCNQLCVGNIFSGQPLQCTVNVQVGRESEFPQTAIPKTSTPKKVLVVGGGPAGMEAARVAALAGHQIHLYEATPTLGGALKLVKTIPYLGGFYDVCHWLQDQIYSLGVNVHTGTYIDLDDILAANPDVVLLATGSRPRDDVWQIGAPVVVLENLKTPLLVNVPDLLEKRAVIDSGKTVVLVDDRGHYEAVGVAEYLLQNKVSVEYVTRFGDLAPQMAVSWRSRPALRRLNASGRFTLHTHSYLADVSAHGAVKVGSFVGQAAKLINADHVVYAGYNLPNDELFEQLQKSAFNGRVELIGDCSSHRYLHSSIHDGFNIACSI, from the coding sequence ATGGTACATGAAAATTATAAGCGCGTTTTGTCGCCTCTCACAATTCGGGGGCTGACCATTAAAAACCGTATTGTTCGTACTGCTCATGCCACCTTTTTTGCTGGTACCGATGGACTTATCAGCGATCAGTACATTGCTTATCATATGGCTAGGGCTGAAGGCGGAGTGGGGTTGGAAGTTTTGGCTCCCGGTTTTGTGCATAAATCTTCAAACTTCGTTCCGTGCACAATATTATGCTGGAGTGACGATGTTATTCCAGGTTACCAAAAGTTGATGAAGGCGATCAAACCGACGGGCATGAGAATTATTCAACAAATCTGGCATGGTGGTGGCATTTATGCAGACTGGCGCGATGTGAAAAAGGGACCATCTGCATTGCCGGGCATGTACACGGGAATGCCGACAAGGGCATTCAATCATGAGGAAATCCGTGAACTGGTGAATGCTTATACTTCAGCGGCAGTACGCTGTGAAAAAGGAGGCCTTCATGGTTGTGAGATAGCCGGTTCTCACGGTTACCTGGTTATGCAATTTCTTTCTCCATGGAGCAATCGACGGACAGATGAGTATGGCGGCAGTCTGGAAAACCGATCCAGGTTCCTGCGCGAAATCCTGACCGGCATACGCAGATCGGTATCGAACAGCTTTATTGTTGGTCTGCGCCTAGGTCCCGAAGCTCTTGAAGGCGGTTTGATCATAGACGAAATTGTCGATGTGCTTAAAATGCTCAAGGCTGACGGACTGGTTGACTATATTAATATGTCTATGGGTGGATACCACAACCCGGAAGCTATGGTTCCTGCCGTCCATACTCCAACCGGAGTGGAACTGAACTGGAACAGTGGTGTACGGGAGAAAACCGGACTGACAACTTTTATCTCGGGCCGTTTCCGCACTTTGGAAGAAGCGGAGCAGGTTATTTCTCAGGGTGAAGCCGACATGGTAGGCATGACCCGTGCTACCATTGCTGATCCATACCTGGTTAAAAAAACTATAGAGCAGGGAGCAGAATCGGTTCGGGCATGTATTGGCTGTAATCAATTGTGTGTGGGTAATATTTTTTCCGGACAACCTCTGCAATGCACAGTAAATGTCCAGGTAGGGCGGGAGTCGGAATTTCCTCAAACAGCGATCCCAAAAACGAGTACTCCTAAAAAGGTGCTGGTGGTTGGCGGCGGCCCTGCGGGTATGGAGGCCGCGCGAGTGGCTGCCCTGGCAGGCCATCAGATACACCTGTATGAGGCGACTCCTACTCTTGGCGGTGCATTAAAACTGGTGAAGACTATCCCTTATCTGGGGGGCTTTTACGACGTGTGTCATTGGTTGCAAGACCAGATTTACAGTCTGGGGGTTAACGTTCATACCGGTACCTATATAGATCTCGATGACATACTGGCAGCAAACCCCGATGTTGTTTTGCTGGCAACCGGATCGAGGCCGCGTGATGATGTATGGCAAATAGGGGCACCAGTTGTAGTACTGGAAAACCTTAAGACGCCGCTATTGGTAAATGTTCCCGACCTTCTGGAAAAACGCGCTGTTATTGATTCCGGTAAAACTGTGGTGCTTGTGGATGATAGAGGTCATTATGAAGCTGTGGGTGTGGCTGAATATTTGCTTCAAAATAAAGTTTCAGTAGAATATGTTACCCGTTTCGGCGATTTGGCACCGCAGATGGCAGTATCCTGGCGATCACGCCCTGCATTGCGTCGGCTCAATGCTTCTGGACGATTTACTTTGCATACCCACAGTTATTTGGCTGATGTCTCGGCACATGGGGCTGTAAAAGTTGGCTCTTTTGTTGGCCAAGCTGCAAAACTTATAAATGCAGATCATGTGGTATACGCAGGCTATAATCTGCCCAATGACGAATTATTTGAACAGCTTCAAAAATCCGCTTTCAACGGGCGGGTTGAACTCATAGGCGATTGCAGCAGCCACCGATACCTGCATTCATCGATCCATGATGGATTTAATATAGCCTGTAGTATCTGA
- a CDS encoding SRPBCC family protein, protein MPWVEHKAFVKAPLKSVWDFICVMNNWAKYLKGYQKHEELNEKESVWTLKGDVGVLCRVVHFKVFITEWSEPEKVKFILEGINERLTGEGRFLALPIPDNNTELNFKLTLNAGGMIGPLVNVMLKPMLKPVTVEMAENISKEIERLQA, encoded by the coding sequence ATGCCTTGGGTTGAACATAAAGCGTTTGTGAAGGCGCCATTGAAATCGGTATGGGATTTTATTTGTGTGATGAATAATTGGGCAAAATATTTGAAAGGTTACCAGAAGCACGAAGAGCTTAACGAAAAAGAATCTGTATGGACGCTGAAAGGAGATGTAGGTGTTTTGTGCCGGGTGGTGCACTTCAAAGTGTTTATAACGGAGTGGTCTGAACCGGAAAAAGTAAAGTTTATACTTGAGGGAATAAATGAACGTTTAACCGGAGAAGGCAGGTTCTTAGCTTTACCCATTCCGGATAATAATACTGAACTAAATTTCAAGCTTACTCTTAATGCAGGTGGGATGATAGGACCGCTTGTTAATGTGATGTTAAAACCAATGCTCAAGCCTGTAACCGTTGAGATGGCAGAAAATATTTCGAAAGAGATAGAGAGGCTTCAAGCATAA
- a CDS encoding helix-turn-helix domain-containing protein codes for MIIVDLLNTIIMNYRILPKVPDELNLRACSWRDYRYFMEQRQGTMFSPNNIVLYKSLGFLLKDYRKWQKLSQEILSESIGVSVRELRNWEAGRRRAGIENLHDISEVTGIPMQVCLALNADQPIWYSLRKRLFMYSSLEEAQFYSFDLLEYSEKSEDNTLLKKVAITKNKHIDLILSCHKDLYDPKRPLQRDVFKAASFILPDLNYILTDYWNHYIAHEVCLPITLDAYNKLKKQDNIENYLKSEMISDIIAQGEGVFFYYSSFASNISASFWVIMDAMRALSKIKQKERYLLASHTVIKESAIIQNNLGMSLGRDYRHLQNELCPAIYEMGLDFHPKINVPDRWDVEKIAAEGHAMNVARRTKQLWSPANPSNKQKNIIHSFKEHSPNKIDQHAVLTVDKNAVLTVDASSSNSKKRNCQKKLKPQLPKHKIGINVCPNTKCALYAKSDKANIISNGTFRLKDGTNLRRYICKECGKSFCSKTSGIFYGLRSPDEKILNALKLLIKGMSLRGVAKTIGVEFRTVSLWLKVASKQNKKINTILIKEPDVSQDELDAFWAFYEKQLSLAKSKVFE; via the coding sequence TTGATTATTGTTGACCTGCTAAATACTATTATTATGAATTATCGTATATTGCCAAAGGTTCCTGATGAATTAAACCTGCGAGCTTGTAGTTGGCGAGATTATAGATACTTCATGGAGCAGAGACAAGGAACAATGTTTTCCCCCAATAATATCGTCCTTTATAAATCACTCGGTTTTCTGCTGAAGGATTATCGAAAATGGCAAAAACTAAGTCAGGAAATCCTTTCAGAATCGATAGGAGTGAGTGTTCGTGAATTGCGGAATTGGGAAGCAGGTCGCCGCCGCGCAGGTATTGAAAATCTTCACGATATTTCAGAAGTTACCGGCATCCCGATGCAGGTTTGCCTAGCTCTCAATGCAGATCAGCCCATTTGGTATTCACTGCGAAAAAGGCTATTCATGTATTCTTCGTTAGAAGAAGCGCAATTTTATTCCTTCGATTTACTCGAATACAGCGAAAAATCCGAAGACAATACCCTGCTGAAGAAAGTTGCTATTACAAAAAACAAGCACATTGACCTGATTCTTTCATGTCACAAGGATCTTTACGATCCCAAAAGGCCTTTGCAACGAGATGTGTTTAAGGCCGCTAGTTTTATTCTTCCTGATTTGAATTACATTTTAACAGATTACTGGAACCATTATATAGCCCATGAAGTATGTTTGCCCATAACATTGGATGCATATAACAAGCTTAAGAAACAAGATAACATTGAAAATTACCTAAAAAGTGAAATGATCAGTGATATTATCGCTCAGGGTGAAGGGGTTTTTTTCTATTATTCTTCATTCGCTAGCAACATTAGCGCCTCTTTCTGGGTAATCATGGATGCTATGCGAGCCCTCTCCAAAATAAAACAAAAAGAACGATACCTGCTTGCCAGCCATACGGTCATAAAAGAATCGGCTATAATCCAGAATAATTTGGGCATGAGCTTAGGAAGGGACTATAGGCATTTGCAAAACGAACTTTGTCCTGCAATCTATGAAATGGGATTGGATTTTCATCCGAAAATAAATGTGCCTGACAGATGGGATGTTGAGAAGATTGCAGCGGAAGGTCATGCAATGAATGTAGCAAGAAGAACCAAACAATTATGGTCACCAGCAAATCCCAGTAATAAACAAAAAAATATTATCCATTCCTTTAAGGAACATTCTCCAAATAAAATTGATCAGCACGCTGTATTAACTGTTGATAAAAATGCTGTATTAACTGTTGACGCTTCCTCTTCAAATAGTAAAAAACGAAACTGCCAAAAAAAATTAAAACCGCAACTGCCTAAACATAAGATTGGAATTAACGTATGCCCTAACACAAAATGCGCACTATATGCTAAATCAGATAAAGCGAATATTATTTCCAATGGTACATTCCGATTAAAAGATGGAACCAACTTACGCCGATATATTTGCAAAGAATGCGGCAAATCATTTTGCAGTAAAACATCGGGCATCTTTTATGGATTAAGGTCTCCCGATGAAAAAATTTTGAACGCTCTCAAACTTTTAATTAAAGGAATGTCCTTACGAGGCGTGGCAAAAACTATTGGGGTTGAGTTCCGCACCGTAAGTTTATGGCTCAAAGTTGCTTCCAAACAAAATAAAAAAATAAACACCATACTCATAAAAGAACCGGATGTCTCTCAGGATGAACTGGATGCTTTTTGGGCTTTTTACGAAAAGCAACTCTCTTTGGCGAAGAGCAAAGTCTTTGAATAG
- a CDS encoding glucose 1-dehydrogenase encodes MSLKFQDKVALVTGGGSGIGRATSLAFSNEGANIVVADINVTGGEETVAMIRDSGGEAVFFEADVSQEKDAEAMVGKAVSSYGRLDCAFNNAAHNSAIVPTAERTVEMFMRTISVDLIGVWLGMKYQILQFLKQGGGVIVNTASAAALGFPSPGASDYVAAKYGVVGLNRTAQLEYAKDGIRINVVCPGVIPTVMMKEYMASKPEVEKWLMDRTPAKRFGTPEDIAEAVIWLCSDSASFVYGSVQAVDGGMLLS; translated from the coding sequence ATGAGTTTAAAATTTCAAGATAAAGTAGCCTTGGTAACGGGGGGAGGCTCAGGGATTGGTAGAGCCACCAGCCTTGCCTTCAGCAATGAAGGAGCAAATATCGTTGTCGCAGACATAAATGTGACAGGAGGTGAAGAAACCGTAGCAATGATCAGGGATTCCGGCGGAGAAGCAGTCTTTTTTGAAGCCGATGTCTCGCAGGAAAAAGATGCTGAGGCAATGGTTGGAAAGGCTGTTTCCTCCTATGGCCGTCTGGATTGCGCTTTTAACAATGCAGCCCACAACTCGGCAATTGTTCCAACGGCCGAACGCACGGTAGAGATGTTTATGCGTACCATAAGCGTAGATCTTATAGGAGTCTGGTTGGGCATGAAGTATCAAATCCTTCAATTTCTCAAACAAGGGGGAGGAGTAATTGTCAATACCGCATCGGCTGCAGCTTTGGGATTCCCTTCACCTGGAGCATCCGATTACGTGGCTGCCAAGTATGGGGTGGTTGGCCTTAACAGGACCGCTCAATTGGAATATGCCAAGGATGGAATCAGGATCAATGTGGTATGCCCTGGTGTTATCCCAACAGTTATGATGAAGGAGTATATGGCCAGTAAACCTGAAGTTGAAAAATGGCTCATGGATAGGACTCCCGCAAAGCGGTTTGGTACACCGGAAGATATCGCCGAAGCAGTAATCTGGCTTTGCTCCGATTCGGCATCCTTTGTTTATGGAAGCGTGCAGGCAGTTGATGGCGGAATGCTTTTATCCTGA
- a CDS encoding nuclear transport factor 2 family protein: MSIEENKSIVLAFIGNISKGNYDKAFNLLADDATWWVAGNLPGSGIYPKEKIPEIMSFLSSAFPKGIEITVTHLIGEGDYVAVGGSSYAEIAKDKIYQNTYHWLFEVKEGSVRAIREYMDTLHVKEILYG, translated from the coding sequence ATGAGCATAGAAGAGAACAAAAGTATTGTATTGGCTTTTATCGGAAACATTTCAAAGGGCAACTATGATAAAGCGTTTAATTTGCTGGCAGACGATGCCACATGGTGGGTTGCCGGAAATCTTCCCGGTTCCGGTATATATCCAAAAGAAAAAATTCCGGAAATAATGTCTTTTTTAAGCTCGGCTTTTCCTAAAGGTATAGAGATAACTGTTACCCACTTAATCGGAGAAGGAGATTATGTTGCGGTTGGGGGCAGCTCATACGCGGAGATAGCGAAAGATAAGATCTACCAAAATACATATCACTGGTTATTTGAGGTTAAGGAAGGAAGTGTTCGGGCGATCAGGGAGTATATGGATACCTTGCATGTTAAGGAGATTTTATACGGATAA
- a CDS encoding DUF1329 domain-containing protein, which yields MKRNRILKYIGGSLCSLLVLFFCGATVQAVYLPKVIDKTNCAQYKDLLIPAMYRAVERGDFIITPGAINFKYKHQDSFIAAGMKNAGKFDISPDGDLVEKNTGKIPLYNIYGYPFPKIDQIDPKAGSRIISNFDYQLFRFMGTRVLQHTRWITTSGEERYVGGYDYRLYATGRPPGQEITRNTDHVKWYELLNALVPMSMKGTNTLAYIFMDARNDTNYAYVPAIRRIRQTPSTARSDPYMGSDAWLDVSYGWSGKDRSMKWKCVGEKTILVSFTSTEMIPAEELPDGRLTMKYPFTGWFFKLNYEVPGFKGAAWAPAPGVVTYVPRKVWVVEQMPKDPYYNWGLHVNYIDQETYTIWYKEIYEKSGEFRTWVTFFVHYSEAPTGKNNTGDYDSVLFVDEKIRHATISSRAPDPEVFLYMPASKLDPSFFSVSNFLLLSK from the coding sequence ATGAAAAGAAATAGAATATTAAAGTATATAGGGGGCTCACTGTGTTCCTTGCTTGTTCTGTTTTTTTGTGGAGCTACAGTTCAGGCTGTGTATCTACCGAAAGTGATCGACAAGACCAACTGTGCTCAGTACAAAGATCTTCTAATTCCGGCTATGTACCGTGCTGTTGAAAGGGGCGATTTTATTATTACGCCGGGGGCTATAAACTTTAAATACAAGCATCAGGACAGTTTTATTGCTGCAGGCATGAAGAATGCCGGGAAATTCGACATAAGTCCCGATGGTGATTTAGTTGAAAAGAATACGGGGAAGATTCCACTATACAATATCTACGGGTATCCTTTTCCCAAAATTGATCAAATAGATCCCAAGGCCGGAAGTAGAATTATATCGAACTTTGATTATCAGTTATTTCGTTTTATGGGTACGCGCGTACTTCAGCATACAAGGTGGATAACTACATCAGGAGAGGAACGTTATGTTGGTGGTTATGATTACCGTCTTTATGCAACAGGCAGACCGCCGGGTCAGGAAATAACCAGGAATACTGATCATGTTAAATGGTATGAACTTCTAAATGCTTTGGTGCCGATGAGTATGAAAGGAACTAACACACTGGCATACATCTTTATGGATGCGAGGAACGATACCAATTATGCCTATGTCCCTGCCATTCGGAGGATTCGACAGACACCCTCGACGGCAAGGTCGGATCCATATATGGGTTCTGATGCTTGGCTGGATGTTAGTTACGGGTGGAGTGGCAAAGACCGTTCCATGAAATGGAAGTGTGTGGGAGAGAAGACAATACTTGTTTCGTTTACAAGCACTGAAATGATTCCTGCGGAAGAATTACCTGATGGAAGACTTACTATGAAATATCCTTTCACAGGCTGGTTTTTCAAATTAAATTATGAAGTACCGGGATTTAAAGGCGCTGCCTGGGCGCCTGCGCCGGGTGTTGTAACCTATGTTCCCAGAAAGGTGTGGGTCGTGGAGCAAATGCCTAAAGATCCGTATTATAACTGGGGATTGCACGTAAATTATATTGATCAGGAGACTTATACTATCTGGTATAAGGAGATATATGAAAAATCCGGTGAATTTCGTACCTGGGTAACTTTTTTCGTGCATTATAGTGAGGCTCCGACCGGTAAAAATAATACAGGGGATTATGATTCTGTGCTCTTTGTAGATGAAAAAATCCGTCATGCTACAATATCATCCCGTGCTCCCGATCCTGAAGTTTTTTTATATATGCCAGCTTCAAAACTGGACCCCAGTTTTTTTAGCGTAAGTAATTTCTTGCTGCTGTCTAAGTAG